Part of the Oncorhynchus kisutch isolate 150728-3 linkage group LG2, Okis_V2, whole genome shotgun sequence genome, ACTACTTGTAGGTGTATCTTAACTTCAGTATAAATATAGGTTTGATGTCCCCATTGATATGTTGTTCATTTGTAATATTCTAATGAcagtaaaaaaatctaaatatccaagtgattttaattagAATAATTCTGTATAATTTCAGAAGctctacagagtcaatgtccttCATGTCCATCCGTCAGTCAAACAGTGAGCTCTGACCTGCACTTTATTGTCCAACTCTAATATGGACTCACAGGATATCAAAAAGTTGGTGTTCATGTGGAAATAGCCCCTTCACAATAGAGATATGGTTGTAATATTAATATCTTTTACAACTTTTTATTGTATCTGCCTTAATGGGAAAGTGTCATATGAAGTCAAATCATCTGAAATCATGAACTTGTAATCATGAACTTGTAATGTTGGAGAATATATTCTGTGAATACTGACTCAAACAATGCCACCATGCAAGTCTTATACATTTCAAGTTGATCTGAATATATATTTTCTGCTGGCAGTTTCCATTCAGGAAGTCTAACAAGAGCAGTTGTTTTGAAGGAAATTGAGGTATAACTGCGTTCAtagaaaatctctctctctctctctgtgtgaaggTGGTCAGTCGAGGAACTGCCTCTCCTCTACGGAAGTCAAACAATGTGAGCTGGTATGTGGACACTGTCCCCACATCCCCCTATCTAAGTCCACCACATGGACACTGCACTGACACAGAAAGCAGCGGGGAAGAAAAGAGCACAGGGCAGTCCtctcatgatgatgatgatgatgaaggacaCTTTAAGAGTAATGAAGCACCAGGGAGTTACTTAAACAGGGAGGACCCCTCTCTGCTGACCCCAGGTGATGACCAATATCACCTGCCCAGAAGTAGCCCTGTTATCTCCTGCAGGAGGAAGTCCTTAACATGGCATGGAGATACAGGGCTGTCTCTGTCTGCATTGCCCCCTACTACTGTTGCCCCTCTGGGTCTTAGTAGTGACCCCCCATCAACATCTGACCGATATCATCTTCATCTTACTGAGCCCCCACTGGCAGCAGAGAGGTCAACTGGTACTGTAAAGGCAGAGTCTACCCCCTGTCCCTGTCCTACTATATCTCAGTCACATAAGCCACGCTGTGTCTCCATCTCTGCCAACCTGAACCGCCTGCTTACCAGCGGGCTCCATCTGCCCTTCAGGGGCTCCCAGGGGCCAGGGCTGGACCAGGAGGAGGGTCCCCGACTACGCTCAACCTCTGATGCCCATCCACAATTAGGTAACCTTTTCTGCTGTCCTGATATGGTAGACTTTACAGGTCTTTACAGGTGCAGAGGGAAAATAAGAAAGTGAGAACTCAAGGTTCCTTATGTCTAGTTCACTGATTGATATGTTTTTGTCATTGTGTTTTGACATTAAAGTGCCTATTAAGGATAAAAGACAAAGTGATATTACACACTGCTCTGCAGACATTATCAAGACTGGCTGTGACCTGGACAAGGTAAATTCCCTCTCTGAAACATATTCGGTTAATTATATTTGcttatttatattttgtttatttttgaagcatctacagtgccttcagaaagtattcagaccccttgactttttcaacattttgttcaattacagccttattccaaaatggatcaaatatttttttccctcagcaatctatacacaatatcccataatgacaacacgAAAACCGTTTTTTatcatttttgctaatttattgaaaataaagaacagaaataccttatttacataggtattcagaccctttgctatgagactcgaaattgagctcaggtgcatcctgtttccattgatcatccttcaaatgtttctacaacttgattgaagcccacctgtggtaaagtcaattgattggacatgatttggaaagtcaaaCACatgtctatatgaggtcccacagttgacaatgtatgtcagagcaaaaactaagccatgaggttgaaggagttgtccgtagagctctgagacaggattgtgtcgaggcacagatctggggaacggtaccaaaacatttctggaacattgaaggtccccaagaacacattgacctccatcattcttaaatggaataagtttggaaccaccaaaactcttcttagagctgggcacccggccaaactgagcaatcgggggagaaggatggtcactttgacagagctctaaagttcctctgtggagatgtgagaaccttccagaaggacaactatctctgcagcactccacaatcaggcctttatggtagagtggtcagatggaagttactcctcagtaaaaggcacatgacagcctgattGGAGGCAGCTAAAGGCAGCTaaagtctctcagaccatgagaaacaagattctatggtctgatgaaaccaagatttaactgtttgaactgaatgccaagcgttacatctggaggaaacctggcaccatccctacggtgaagcatggtggtggcagcatcatgctgtggggatgtttttcagcggccgggactgggagactggtcaggatcgaggcaaagatgaatggaacaaagtacagagagatccttgatgaaaacctgctccagagcgctaaggacctcagactggggcgaaggttcaccttccaacaagacaacaacctaagcacacagccaagacaatgcaggagtggctttgggataagtctctgaatgtccttgagtggcccatccagagcccggacttgaacccgatcaaacatctctggagagacctgaaaatggctgtgcagcaatTCTCctcatctaacctgacagagcttgagaggatcagcagagaagaatggaagaaactccccaaatacagatgtgccaagtttgtagcgtcatacccaagaagactcaaggctgaaatcgctgccgaaggtgcttcaacaaagtactgagtaaagggtctgaatacttatgtaaatgtgatatttcattattttagtttttatatatacatttgcaaaaatttctaaaaacctgtttttgctttgtcattatgggggttacatccttagaataaggctgtaacataacaaaatgtggaaaaggtcaaggggtctgaatactttccaaaggcacaatATAAACTCTGACATGATGCTTTATGCCTGGTGTCTAGGAGAATGCTCATTTCATAGTGGTGGACATGGTGCTGGAGGCCTTGGAGGGGGTGAAGTGGGCTGTGAGTCTGAGTCAGAAGAGCTGTGGGGCTATGGGGAACCATACAGAGGCCTCAGAGGACTCAGGGGCCCAAATCTGCATCCACCCCTCAAAGACACACTCTCTTGTTTCCACTGACAGTGGATATGAAGGTAGGGAGAAAGAGAATGTAGTAATGGAAGAGGGCTTTAAAATAGTAATGAATTGTCATGAAATTGTCATTAACATTTTGGACCAGATCACCTTGAATGCTTTCCTTTCATTGCCAACCAATGTTCTTGGTGTGTAGAGAATTTATGCAAACACAACCAACCCACCTGGTCATATCAGATGCGTGGTCATAGAGGATTTAGATAGAAAGCCATTTAGGGGTGTGGGAGACAAGGCCCTGACAGAGAAGGATGTGTCAGTGGGACAATATGAGAGAAGCGTGTTCTCTGAGGtttttttctctgtttttttCATATGAGAATGTTTTTCATATCACCTCTGTTTGCATTGTAGGTTGTGGCGCAAACAATAGACCAATAACCAGAGGCGCTAATATGTCCTTTAAAAGGTAGAAACAAACAAGCAGCTACAACCATCACACCTCTGATTAACTGTGATAGTATTCATCATAGTCTTCATACAACAGCCTACAAAATCATTCCTATTCATCTTGAGTCTTGTTCTTACCCCCATTATTTCCATATTCAGTTCCCTGGGTTTTCCCATAATGCGCTGCTCTGCTGAGGGCCTAGCCCAGCAGCTGGTGTGTGACTTCAGGAAGCAGTGGTTTCCCACACAGGAGCTGAAACGCGGCCGTCAGAGCATCAGAACCTCCCTGCAGGAAGTGAGAATCACTGTGGTTACAAAATGCCCCTGCTGtcaaacacacaaatacaaaagCTAATTTTAACAGGCATACTTTCTGTTGACAGTTCTATTCCGGCTAGCTGGAAAATTGCAATAGAGTAGATTTGTGAAATATCGTCACTGACACACGAGGAATGACTGTGAAATGGAAATGACTTCAATAGGATGTTTACACCAGACAGGAAGAGTGTTTACCAATCAATGTAGCAATTTGACTGATTGTCCTACTCAATCCCCAGCTTCCTGGAGGGGTTTGTATGGTGAGTGATGCCCGTCTTAGTCTGAGTGAGGAGATCAGACAGAGAACCAGGATGAGGGGAACTCTGAACTGGGCCCCGCCCCGGTTCCAGATCATCTTCAGCGTCCACCCCACCCAGAGGTCAGTATGGTGTCACACTGACTTCACTGATGATGACTATTCCTACAGGGGATGGGCTTGTGCAAAAGTGTAACATTATTCTCATTGTGTCATGGTATTACTCCCTTTCACTCTCTGTACAATACATTTGTTCTCTTCATTTGTATGTGAATCAATCTGCAATAAGTCTGTTCATCAGTTTCCCTCATAATTCTGTCTCCTGCCCAGGCGCAGTGAGGTTGTTGCCTCCCAGCACTTCCTCTGTGCAGGCTGTGGAACTGACATAGAACCCAGTAAGTACTACTCTAGTCCAGAGAGCTGGACACTCTGGGTGATCCACATGGAGCCACAGCAAGCCCTTTAATGTCAAAACGGAGGCAGAGCTCTGTACACATTTCCTTTGCTGTGTGGCGCTCTGAGTTTTCATGTTTCTGGGTGGTTGTGGAGGAATTCTCTGGCGTGTGTGACTGGATGATTTACGGAGCTCACCTGCTGTATATTACCTGTGAGAGGAACAGACACACTGCATACAGTCTCACTCTTtctcacgcacgcatgcacgcacacacacacacacacacacacacacacacacacacacacacacactgctgggctTTCACTGACAGAGGCCTGCTGGTCTGCTAGGagatgatgatgttgttgttatGGTTGAAGATCCAAGTTTAACTGCTTAACTGTTGCCTTTTTACTCCACCTCGTGAATTCATTTCTGAACTAAACAAAAATCATACAGTGTTGCAGTTCTCAAAGCCTTTAGTATAATCTATCCTGTTGCTTTCTACATTATACATTATATGAATATCAGTCCATCTAGATCGCATTGCTCTCATACCTCAGGATACATCAAGAAGCTGCGCTACTGTGAATACCTGAGCAAGTACTTCTGTGACTGTTGCCAAGGCGGTGCTGAGTCACTGATCCCAGGCCGGGTGCTGACCCAGTGGGACTTTGGAAGGTAC contains:
- the rubcnl gene encoding protein associated with UVRAG as autophagy enhancer isoform X2, translating into MVVSRGTASPLRKSNNVSWYVDTVPTSPYLSPPHGHCTDTESSGEEKSTGQSSHDDDDDEGHFKSNEAPGSYLNREDPSLLTPGDDQYHLPRSSPVISCRRKSLTWHGDTGLSLSALPPTTVAPLGLSSDPPSTSDRYHLHLTEPPLAAERSTGTVKAESTPCPCPTISQSHKPRCVSISANLNRLLTSGLHLPFRGSQGPGLDQEEGPRLRSTSDAHPQLVPIKDKRQSDITHCSADIIKTGCDLDKENAHFIVVDMVLEALEGVKWAVSLSQKSCGAMGNHTEASEDSGAQICIHPSKTHSLVSTDSGYEGCGANNRPITRGANMSFKSSLGFPIMRCSAEGLAQQLVCDFRKQWFPTQELKRGRQSIRTSLQELPGGVCMVSDARLSLSEEIRQRTRMRGTLNWAPPRFQIIFSVHPTQRRSEVVASQHFLCAGCGTDIEPRYIKKLRYCEYLSKYFCDCCQGGAESLIPGRVLTQWDFGRYPVSDFSKQLLDSVWHQPLFDLTCVGKTLYNRVRELDRFMDLQEQLLGIKRLLKACRLSEGVLKEFEQLPDHLTQEPHLFSMDDLLRVKRGQLLPLARAVLRVAIAHVESCQVCLARGFICEFCKQKDVLFPFQSETCTRCQVCKACFHKDCFRDEECPKCARIQCRKKLMDTFCL
- the rubcnl gene encoding protein associated with UVRAG as autophagy enhancer isoform X3 gives rise to the protein MVLEALEGVKWAVSLSQKSCGAMGNHTEASEDSGAQICIHPSKTHSLVSTDSGYEGCGANNRPITRGANMSFKSSLGFPIMRCSAEGLAQQLVCDFRKQWFPTQELKRGRQSIRTSLQELPGGVCMVSDARLSLSEEIRQRTRMRGTLNWAPPRFQIIFSVHPTQRRSEVVASQHFLCAGCGTDIEPRYIKKLRYCEYLSKYFCDCCQGGAESLIPGRVLTQWDFGRYPVSDFSKQLLDSVWHQPLFDLTCVGKTLYNRVRELDRFMDLQEQLLGIKRLLKACRLSEGVLKEFEQLPDHLTQEPHLFSMDDLLRVKRGQLLPLARAVLRVAIAHVESCQVCLARGFICEFCKQKDVLFPFQSETCTRCQVCKACFHKDCFRDEECPKCARIQCRKKLMDTFCL
- the rubcnl gene encoding protein associated with UVRAG as autophagy enhancer isoform X1 yields the protein MSFILESHKMVVSRGTASPLRKSNNVSWYVDTVPTSPYLSPPHGHCTDTESSGEEKSTGQSSHDDDDDEGHFKSNEAPGSYLNREDPSLLTPGDDQYHLPRSSPVISCRRKSLTWHGDTGLSLSALPPTTVAPLGLSSDPPSTSDRYHLHLTEPPLAAERSTGTVKAESTPCPCPTISQSHKPRCVSISANLNRLLTSGLHLPFRGSQGPGLDQEEGPRLRSTSDAHPQLVPIKDKRQSDITHCSADIIKTGCDLDKENAHFIVVDMVLEALEGVKWAVSLSQKSCGAMGNHTEASEDSGAQICIHPSKTHSLVSTDSGYEGCGANNRPITRGANMSFKSSLGFPIMRCSAEGLAQQLVCDFRKQWFPTQELKRGRQSIRTSLQELPGGVCMVSDARLSLSEEIRQRTRMRGTLNWAPPRFQIIFSVHPTQRRSEVVASQHFLCAGCGTDIEPRYIKKLRYCEYLSKYFCDCCQGGAESLIPGRVLTQWDFGRYPVSDFSKQLLDSVWHQPLFDLTCVGKTLYNRVRELDRFMDLQEQLLGIKRLLKACRLSEGVLKEFEQLPDHLTQEPHLFSMDDLLRVKRGQLLPLARAVLRVAIAHVESCQVCLARGFICEFCKQKDVLFPFQSETCTRCQVCKACFHKDCFRDEECPKCARIQCRKKLMDTFCL